From a single Rutidosis leptorrhynchoides isolate AG116_Rl617_1_P2 chromosome 5, CSIRO_AGI_Rlap_v1, whole genome shotgun sequence genomic region:
- the LOC139846943 gene encoding amino-acid permease BAT1 homolog, with product MVSQNGIPITSSKDSGHSRLNELGYKQELKRDLSVLSNFAFSFSIISVLTGITTLYNSGLNFGGPVVLVYGWLVAGLFTMAVGLSMAEICSSYPTSGGLYYWSAKLAGTNWAPFASWITGWYNIVGQWAVTTSINFSLAQLIEVIILLSTGGQNGGGYVASKYIVLAIHGGILLIHAIINSLPISWLSFFGQLAAVWNIIGVFFLMICIPVVATERASAKFVFTHFNTENDAGISSKPYIFLIGLLMSQYTLTGYDASAHMSEETKSADINGPKGIISAIGISIIVGWGYLIGITFAVTDISHLLNKQNDAGGYAIAEIFYQAFKSRFGSGTGGIICLLVVSVAIFFCGMSSLTSNSRMVYAFSRDGAMPLSSLWHKVNQQEVPIYAVWLSAFIAFCMALTSLGSIVAFQAMTSIAVIGLYIAYALPIFFRVTLARKSFVPGPFNLGKYGIIIGWIAVLWVVTISILFSLPVAYPITDQTLNYTPVAVGGLFIIVVSYWLLSARYWFKGPITNVGTHGDV from the exons ATGGTATCACAAAATGGGATCCCAATTACATCATCAAAAGATTCAGGCCACTCTCGTTTAAACGAATTGGGATACAAACAAGAACTCAAGCGTGATCTCTC GGTGTTGTCAAATTTTGCGTTTTCATTTTCGATAATATCGGTACTAACAGGAATAACAACACTATATAATAGTGGGTTGAATTTTGGTGGGCCAGTAGTGTTAGTGTACGGATGGTTAGTTGCAGGTTTGTTTACAATGGCTGTTGGTTTATCAATGGCTGAAATTTGTTCTTCTTATCCAACTTCTGGTGGTCTTTATTATTGGAGTGCTAAACTTGCTGGCACTAATTGGGCTCCCTTTGCTTCTTGGATTACTGGCTG gTACAACATTGTAGGACAG TGGGCTGTGACAACAAGTATCAACTTTTCACTCGCTCAATTAATCGAAGTAATAATTCTTCTGAGTACGGGTGGCCAAAACGGAGGTGGATACGTGGCTTCAAAGTATATAGTTCTTGCTATACACGGCGGCATTCTTCTTATACACGCTATAATAAACAGCCTTCCGATTTCGTGGTTATCGTTTTTTGGACAATTAGCAGCCGTTTGGAATATTATTGGTGTATTTTTTCTAATGATTTGTATACCCGTAGTTGCAACAGAAAGGGCTAGCGCTAAGTTTGTGTTTACACATTTTAATACTGAGAATGATGCGGGAATTAGTAGTAAACCGTACATATTTCTAATTGGATTGCTTATGAGCCAGTATACTTTGACAGGGTATGATGCCTCTGCTCATATG TCTGAGGAAACAAAGAGTGCTGATATAAACGGGCCGAAGGGAATTATTAGTGCCATCGGAATATCAATAATTGTTGGTTGGGGTTATTTGATCGGTATAACATTTGCAGTTACTGACATTTCACATCTATTAAACAAACAAAACGATGCTGGCGGTTACGCCATTGCAGAAATATTCTACCAAGCTTTTAAAAGTCGGTTTGGTAGTGGTACTGGCGGTATCATTTGTTTGCTCGTTGTTTCTGTCGCCATTTTCTTCTGCGGCATGAGCTCGCTCACAAGCAATTCCAG GATGGTTTATGCGTTTTCAAGAGATGGTGCGATGCCATTATCATCGTTATGGCATAAAGTTAACCAACAGGAGGTCCCTATTTACGCTGTTTGGCTCTCAGCGTTCATAGCTTTCTGCATGGCCCTTACG TCGCTTGGGAGCATAGTGGCATTTCAAGCCATGACTTCAATAGCAGTAATCGGGTTGTACATAGCCTACGCATTACCAATATTCTTTAGAGTCACTTTGGCTCGAAAATCATTTGTACCCGGGCCCTTCAATTTAGGTAAATACGGTATCATCATTGGTTGGATCGCAGTTCTTTGGGTCGTTACCATTTCTATACTATTTTCTTTGCCAGTCGCGTACCCTATTACCGATCAGACTCTTAACTATACACCAGTGGCAGTTGGTGGTCTTTTTATTATCGTGGTTTCGTATTGGTTATTGAGTGCACGATATTGGTTTAAGGGACCGATAACGAATGTAGGTACCCATGGCGATGTATGA